From Zavarzinella sp., one genomic window encodes:
- a CDS encoding biotin-dependent carboxyltransferase family protein, with amino-acid sequence MTMRIIQPGLSTILVAEPHPGLRARGIAPQGPADQTAFCMLNNLLGNPPGTPALEMTLQGPVLQFTDSATLGIVGAPFEIVLDQQRYPTNRLFRVAAGQIVRFVPPKVGCRAYMGIAGGFRASRPLYSPLKTGDVFRTPTESSAKLKGFLPEDWLNFTYSHTYHLRVVYGLQTHQFKNNLSDMFSGDYIAQASSNRMGIRLNGRPLIYQGGELTSEPVAQGAIQITHNQQPIILGVDAQTIGGYPKIAHVIQADCDQLAHVQPGDRIRFTEVSLEEAQNALQDIRLRAAQFIDVLVESRK; translated from the coding sequence ATGACCATGCGAATCATTCAGCCAGGATTATCCACGATTCTGGTGGCGGAACCGCACCCCGGCTTGCGTGCACGTGGGATCGCACCGCAAGGGCCTGCCGATCAGACTGCCTTTTGCATGCTGAATAACCTGCTTGGCAATCCACCAGGGACGCCGGCATTGGAGATGACCTTACAAGGGCCTGTGCTGCAATTTACTGACTCTGCCACGTTAGGCATTGTGGGGGCACCATTCGAGATTGTTCTTGATCAACAGCGTTACCCCACAAATCGTCTTTTTCGAGTGGCTGCGGGACAAATCGTTCGATTTGTGCCACCTAAGGTTGGATGTCGGGCATACATGGGCATTGCAGGCGGGTTTCGAGCTTCCAGGCCGTTGTATTCCCCATTGAAAACTGGCGATGTTTTTCGCACTCCAACTGAATCATCTGCAAAGTTGAAGGGATTTCTGCCTGAAGACTGGCTGAATTTTACTTACTCCCACACCTATCACCTGCGTGTGGTGTATGGATTGCAAACGCACCAGTTCAAAAATAACCTGTCGGATATGTTTTCTGGCGATTATATAGCTCAGGCGTCATCAAACCGGATGGGGATTCGTCTGAATGGCAGACCCCTGATTTATCAAGGTGGGGAACTGACTTCGGAGCCTGTAGCCCAGGGTGCCATCCAAATCACCCACAATCAGCAACCAATTATTCTGGGTGTGGATGCTCAGACGATTGGTGGGTATCCCAAAATTGCCCACGTGATTCAGGCCGATTGCGATCAACTTGCCCACGTGCAGCCTGGGGATCGAATACGTTTTACAGAGGTTTCTCTCGAAGAGGCACAAAACGCACTTCAGGATATTCGGCTGCGTGCAGCACAATTCATAGATGTGTTGGTTGAAAGCAGAAAATGA
- a CDS encoding LamB/YcsF family protein, translating into MAGLPELLDLNCDLGEGIAGTDELIPWITSANICCGEHAGSEEQIQRTLARAVEHNVVIGAHPGHTDREHFGRRPLEISERQLAELLSNQVGQLKAWAQQQGGALRYLKLHGALYHQANQVPELAEMTLQFCSINQLALVCPPNGQLMVLGKLYPSVQLAPEGFADRLYDQKFQLVSRENPGAIISDVEVSLRQLEQLTNHFQIRTLCVHGDHPGSESFLMTLRQALLDRNIRLESFV; encoded by the coding sequence ATGGCAGGTTTGCCTGAACTGCTTGATCTGAACTGTGATCTGGGAGAAGGGATTGCTGGCACCGATGAGCTGATTCCGTGGATCACCAGCGCTAATATCTGTTGTGGTGAGCACGCAGGTAGTGAGGAGCAGATTCAGCGAACATTGGCAAGAGCAGTTGAGCACAACGTGGTTATTGGTGCCCACCCTGGACATACGGATCGAGAGCACTTTGGCAGACGACCTTTGGAAATTTCCGAACGACAACTTGCTGAATTACTTTCCAATCAGGTGGGGCAGCTAAAGGCCTGGGCCCAACAGCAAGGCGGGGCTTTGCGCTATCTGAAATTACATGGTGCTTTGTATCATCAGGCGAATCAGGTACCGGAGTTGGCAGAAATGACCCTGCAATTTTGCAGCATCAACCAGTTGGCATTGGTTTGCCCACCGAATGGTCAGTTAATGGTGCTCGGAAAATTGTATCCTTCAGTTCAATTGGCTCCAGAAGGCTTTGCAGATCGTTTGTACGATCAGAAATTTCAGCTTGTATCCCGAGAAAATCCAGGTGCGATCATTTCAGATGTTGAGGTGAGTCTTCGCCAGTTGGAACAATTGACAAATCACTTTCAGATCCGCACACTGTGCGTGCATGGGGATCACCCAGGAAGTGAGAGCTTTCTCATGACTCTGCGGCAAGCACTGCTGGATCGTAATATTCGATTGGAATCATTCGTATGA
- a CDS encoding S46 family peptidase has translation MKLFVIFGWLGVCSLTAFSDEGMWLFNSPPKKLLSEKYQFELTDTWLNNAQRSSIRFNNGGSGSFISKNGLIITNHHVASDALQKLSTAERNLLAAGYYASTAAEELKCPDLELNVLQSIEDVTKRVNGAVATEFSAAEANAARRAEMSLIEKESLEKTGFRSDVVTLFNGGAYHLYRYKKYTDIRLVFAPENQIAAFGGDVDNFEFPRFNLDITFFRAYENDRPVVLEHWLKFNPEGCKEGDLVFVTGHPGTTNRLETLAKLIHRRDVTLPYTLARLRALEAVLIQHSASGPEAARQASNDLRRAANSRKAFTGQYHGLLDPNTLATKKAAELAIRQQLSPCQAAGMGSGNGHGGSLSGKISNF, from the coding sequence ATGAAACTTTTTGTCATATTTGGCTGGTTGGGGGTGTGTTCGTTGACAGCATTTTCAGATGAGGGGATGTGGCTGTTCAATTCCCCACCAAAGAAGTTACTAAGTGAAAAATACCAGTTTGAACTTACTGATACCTGGCTCAACAATGCTCAGCGCAGCAGTATTCGATTTAATAACGGTGGTTCCGGCAGTTTTATATCGAAAAACGGTTTGATTATCACCAATCACCATGTCGCTTCAGACGCACTGCAAAAATTAAGCACCGCAGAACGTAATCTGTTAGCAGCTGGATACTATGCCAGCACAGCTGCAGAAGAATTGAAATGCCCGGATCTGGAACTCAATGTGCTGCAAAGTATCGAAGATGTCACCAAGCGAGTAAACGGTGCTGTTGCTACCGAATTCAGCGCTGCAGAAGCTAATGCAGCGCGACGAGCAGAAATGTCGCTGATTGAGAAAGAATCTTTAGAAAAAACCGGCTTTCGAAGCGATGTTGTCACTCTGTTCAATGGTGGTGCGTATCACCTGTACCGTTACAAGAAGTACACCGATATTCGCCTGGTATTCGCTCCAGAAAATCAAATCGCTGCGTTTGGTGGGGATGTGGACAACTTCGAATTCCCTAGATTCAATCTGGATATCACCTTTTTTCGTGCCTACGAAAACGACCGACCTGTGGTTCTCGAACACTGGTTGAAATTCAATCCGGAAGGGTGCAAAGAAGGCGATCTGGTTTTCGTTACTGGTCACCCAGGCACCACCAATCGGCTAGAAACATTGGCCAAGTTGATTCATCGACGAGATGTTACGTTGCCTTATACCTTAGCCCGCTTGCGAGCCCTGGAAGCGGTACTGATCCAGCACTCTGCCAGTGGGCCCGAGGCAGCCCGTCAGGCAAGCAACGATCTTCGGCGTGCCGCAAACTCCAGAAAAGCGTTCACTGGTCAGTACCATGGTTTGTTGGATCCAAATACTTTAGCAACAAAAAAGGCGGCAGAACTGGCGATCCGCCAGCAATTATCCCCCTGCCAAGCAGCAGGAATGGGATCAGGCAATGGCCACGGTGGCAGCCTGTCAGGAAAAATTAGCAACTTTTGA
- a CDS encoding DUF1501 domain-containing protein gives MNISSFIPSSARTRRQFLQVGAVAGLGLSLPGLLQAKKAGKVDAHAKAKSIILVYLGGGLSHHDSFDPKPEAPAEVKGEYSPIKTNVPGLEISEKLPLLAQTMDKIALIRSGSHNNDHHETATNWVMSGRFGSAFGDYPAIGAVVAHEMGFRTTLPPYVSIPKNPSFTWELGRSAYLGGRYESFRAGDPNQANYRVQDVAVAEKSGTSAADRKFRLLDSIDRLADQVQGNDQLATYDEFQQRALQMVLSGEAKRAFDMEAEPAKVRDRYGRTTFGQSCLLAKRLVGAGVTFVTINYGGWDHHGKIFEGLNKKLPEFDQGLSALITQLSETGLLDSTLVVVMGEFGRSPKINKDAGRDHWGPAASMLFAGGGVQGGSVIGSTDKLGAFANRRPVAPADVAHTMLTSLGIDPATQLLTPDGRPLEILDKGETIKELFA, from the coding sequence ATGAATATATCATCATTTATTCCTTCCAGTGCCCGCACCAGACGCCAGTTTTTGCAGGTGGGTGCCGTTGCCGGTTTAGGTTTATCACTGCCAGGTTTGTTGCAGGCCAAAAAAGCCGGGAAAGTGGATGCTCATGCCAAGGCGAAGAGCATTATTCTGGTTTATCTGGGTGGGGGACTGTCGCACCACGATAGCTTCGATCCCAAGCCGGAAGCACCAGCAGAAGTCAAGGGAGAGTATTCGCCAATCAAAACCAATGTCCCAGGTCTCGAAATCAGTGAAAAACTGCCATTGCTGGCCCAGACCATGGACAAAATTGCGTTGATTCGATCGGGCTCCCACAATAACGATCATCACGAAACTGCAACGAACTGGGTGATGTCTGGTCGTTTTGGATCAGCTTTTGGCGATTACCCCGCAATCGGTGCGGTGGTTGCTCACGAAATGGGCTTCCGCACCACCTTGCCACCGTATGTTTCGATTCCAAAGAACCCCTCCTTCACATGGGAATTAGGCCGAAGTGCTTATCTGGGTGGACGTTACGAATCTTTCCGTGCGGGCGATCCGAATCAGGCCAACTACCGCGTTCAGGATGTTGCGGTGGCGGAAAAGTCTGGCACCAGTGCGGCAGATCGCAAGTTTCGGTTGCTCGATTCCATTGATCGCTTGGCAGACCAGGTACAAGGAAACGATCAACTAGCCACATACGACGAATTTCAGCAGCGTGCATTGCAGATGGTGCTGTCTGGCGAAGCGAAACGCGCCTTTGATATGGAAGCCGAACCAGCAAAAGTGCGGGATCGATATGGACGCACCACTTTTGGGCAGTCGTGCCTGCTGGCAAAACGCCTTGTAGGTGCGGGTGTCACTTTCGTTACCATCAATTACGGCGGGTGGGACCACCACGGCAAAATTTTTGAAGGTTTAAACAAAAAGTTACCTGAATTTGATCAGGGATTGTCGGCATTAATCACCCAACTTTCTGAAACCGGCTTGTTAGACAGCACTCTGGTCGTTGTGATGGGTGAATTTGGTCGTTCGCCAAAAATTAACAAAGACGCTGGCCGCGACCATTGGGGCCCAGCAGCTTCGATGCTGTTTGCAGGTGGGGGAGTACAAGGTGGCTCTGTGATTGGCTCTACGGATAAACTGGGAGCATTTGCCAATCGTCGACCAGTCGCCCCTGCGGACGTTGCTCACACGATGTTGACAAGTCTGGGAATTGACCCCGCAACGCAACTGTTGACACCAGATGGTCGCCCGCTTGAAATCTTGGATAAGGGTGAAACAATCAAGGAACTGTTCGCATGA
- a CDS encoding DUF1553 domain-containing protein: protein MTHFFRFSAVFLTWHLIASGVLAAPSFLNEVVPLLTRLGCNQGSCHGKGAGQNGFRLSLRGYAPEQDYESIVREFGSRRVDLSVPERSILLQKITGHAPHEGGKLLETDSREYQTLLSWLKSGATKPQTEDPTIVKLELQVGKHLLKVGEKQQLRAIAHFSDRTTQDVTWLTRFDSNDGAVVSVSENGEISASRTGATSIRAAFLTEVAVQNFTIPDARVLADARFPVVSHPIDKMVFSQLQRMQIPPASVCDDATFIRRAFLDAAGILPTSDEVTDFVASRVPNKRELLIDQLLHRSEFVDYWTLKLCDLLQNRVERDHDVRGVRGVREFHAWVREQVAAERGWNEIARNVLLAKGNSRENPGVGYYIVTVGEQRQVEKSDVAQSVAQAFLGTRIGCAQCHNHPLEKYTQDDFYHFAAFFSRVKLNRKKWDVGDTELIITSNDPSKKLARVGLNQPRTGKFLAPQNLDRQPADIPPGGDPREVLVNWITSKENKLFSGAMANRIWQHFLGSGLVEPVDDLRATNPPTNPELWDYLSDEFVKSNFSFKHLIKRIMTSTTYQLSSSTMPENASDQQFYSHYYIRRLPAEVLLDAINQATSSPDRFEGYPEGIRAVQMPDSSMKSYFLSMFGRSDRVSACACERSGEVTLPQLLHLQNGDSLLQKIHSPTGTIEVLAKQKLEKYEIIKQLSLRTISRIPTSQEWKLIEQELQNASSSTEVYRDLLWALINSKEFTFNH, encoded by the coding sequence ATGACTCATTTTTTTCGATTTTCTGCTGTATTCCTGACGTGGCACCTGATTGCTTCTGGTGTGCTGGCAGCACCATCATTTCTGAACGAAGTGGTACCACTGCTCACCCGGCTTGGGTGTAATCAGGGTAGTTGCCACGGTAAAGGCGCGGGACAGAACGGCTTTCGGCTTTCCCTGCGTGGGTACGCACCAGAACAGGATTATGAGAGCATTGTGAGAGAGTTTGGCTCGAGACGTGTAGATCTGAGCGTGCCAGAGCGAAGCATCCTGTTACAAAAAATTACCGGCCATGCACCCCACGAAGGTGGGAAATTGCTGGAAACTGATAGTCGGGAATATCAAACCCTGCTTTCGTGGTTGAAAAGTGGTGCCACAAAACCACAAACAGAAGACCCCACCATTGTGAAACTGGAACTCCAGGTAGGGAAACACCTCCTGAAAGTGGGTGAAAAGCAGCAATTACGGGCGATTGCCCACTTTTCAGATCGTACCACCCAGGATGTTACCTGGCTGACCCGGTTTGATTCCAACGACGGTGCAGTCGTTTCAGTCAGTGAAAATGGCGAAATTTCTGCTTCCCGAACTGGTGCAACTTCTATCAGGGCTGCCTTTTTGACGGAAGTTGCCGTACAGAATTTTACCATACCTGATGCACGTGTGCTAGCGGATGCTCGTTTTCCAGTGGTCTCACATCCGATTGATAAAATGGTTTTCAGCCAGTTGCAGCGAATGCAGATCCCACCTGCCAGCGTTTGTGATGATGCCACTTTTATTCGACGTGCGTTTCTGGATGCGGCGGGTATTTTACCTACCTCGGATGAAGTGACCGATTTTGTTGCCAGTCGCGTGCCCAACAAGCGTGAATTGTTGATTGATCAACTATTGCACCGGTCTGAATTTGTCGACTACTGGACCCTGAAACTGTGCGACTTGTTGCAGAATAGGGTGGAACGAGACCACGATGTCCGTGGTGTTCGAGGAGTGCGTGAATTTCACGCCTGGGTTCGCGAGCAAGTTGCTGCAGAACGAGGCTGGAACGAAATTGCCCGCAATGTGTTGTTGGCAAAAGGGAATAGTCGCGAAAATCCTGGCGTGGGCTACTACATCGTCACTGTTGGTGAACAACGGCAGGTTGAAAAGTCCGATGTGGCACAGTCGGTTGCACAAGCCTTTTTGGGCACACGGATCGGCTGTGCACAATGCCACAACCATCCACTGGAAAAATACACTCAGGATGATTTCTACCACTTTGCCGCTTTTTTCTCCCGCGTCAAACTGAACCGCAAAAAGTGGGACGTTGGTGATACTGAATTAATCATCACCAGTAACGATCCCAGTAAAAAACTGGCCCGCGTGGGGCTGAACCAGCCAAGAACCGGCAAATTTCTAGCCCCACAGAACCTTGATCGTCAGCCTGCTGACATTCCCCCTGGTGGCGACCCACGTGAAGTGTTGGTCAACTGGATCACCAGTAAAGAAAACAAACTGTTTTCGGGTGCCATGGCCAACAGGATCTGGCAGCATTTTCTTGGCAGTGGACTGGTTGAACCTGTCGATGATCTGCGTGCCACCAACCCTCCCACGAATCCTGAATTGTGGGATTATTTATCTGATGAATTCGTGAAATCAAACTTCAGCTTCAAGCATCTGATCAAACGGATCATGACATCGACCACGTATCAGCTTTCCAGCAGCACGATGCCGGAAAATGCCTCGGATCAACAATTTTATTCCCACTATTACATCCGGCGCTTACCTGCCGAGGTGCTCCTCGATGCAATTAACCAGGCTACCAGTAGTCCTGATCGATTCGAAGGTTATCCCGAAGGCATCCGAGCGGTGCAAATGCCGGATTCTTCAATGAAATCGTATTTTCTAAGCATGTTTGGCAGATCAGACCGGGTTTCTGCCTGTGCCTGCGAACGTTCCGGCGAGGTAACGTTGCCACAATTGCTGCATTTGCAGAACGGCGACAGCCTGCTGCAGAAAATTCACTCCCCCACTGGCACTATTGAAGTGCTTGCAAAGCAAAAATTAGAAAAGTATGAGATTATCAAGCAGTTATCTTTGCGAACGATCTCGCGGATTCCCACTTCGCAAGAGTGGAAATTAATTGAGCAGGAATTACAGAATGCATCGTCATCTACAGAGGTCTATCGCGACTTACTGTGGGCGCTGATCAATTCAAAAGAGTTTACTTTTAATCATTAA
- a CDS encoding Fe(2+)-trafficking protein — protein sequence MKSIEERIAQFQNMVRENPDDDVAHFRLSQLLAEAGQHEAAAEAFAATIAISPQFSKAFQLYGESLKQLGKIPEAVEIWTRGWEIANERGDKIPRDAMAAALKACGAPVPETAEVVVQDGPDTGFRCQRPGCGAGKRARQLKRPPIPDALHQRIFETICQDCWDGWLAYSVKLINELRLDLSSEYAQGEYDRHQNEYFGFETVEEK from the coding sequence ATGAAATCGATCGAAGAGCGAATTGCACAGTTTCAAAATATGGTTCGGGAAAATCCCGACGATGATGTTGCACATTTCCGGTTGTCTCAATTACTTGCAGAAGCGGGACAACACGAAGCGGCTGCCGAGGCGTTTGCTGCCACCATCGCGATCAGTCCACAATTTTCTAAAGCGTTTCAACTGTACGGGGAATCTTTAAAACAGTTGGGCAAAATACCTGAAGCGGTTGAAATCTGGACACGTGGTTGGGAAATTGCCAATGAACGTGGGGATAAAATCCCACGTGATGCAATGGCGGCGGCTCTGAAAGCCTGTGGTGCCCCTGTGCCAGAAACAGCCGAAGTGGTTGTTCAGGACGGTCCTGACACTGGTTTTCGCTGCCAGCGACCGGGCTGTGGTGCTGGAAAGCGTGCCCGCCAATTAAAGCGCCCACCAATTCCGGATGCTCTGCACCAGCGAATCTTCGAAACGATCTGCCAGGACTGCTGGGATGGCTGGTTGGCTTACAGCGTTAAGTTGATTAATGAATTGCGTCTCGATCTGAGTTCTGAATATGCCCAAGGCGAATACGACCGCCACCAGAATGAATATTTTGGCTTTGAAACTGTCGAAGAAAAATAA
- the aroE gene encoding shikimate dehydrogenase: MSPELARVCVVIARTRHKMVQVELDEAYKAGARFIEVRLDYFSKAVDFKRLFEKKQCPWVFTLRKVKDGGRFAGSEEQRQALLRSAIVSGVDWIDLETEIADEIRRFRDVKRIVSYHNFQETPANLEEIYEKMLKQDADVLKIVTMANHPNDSLRILKLIKEQKKPTVGHCMGEYGLPSRMIALVCGAPFMYCAFNSERNIAPGLLSLAELKQIYQINGVNQDTKIFGLLGDPVSHSFSPILHNSMFRKHKFNGLYVPFRVGRGQLAEMIPAYQELPVDGYSVTIPHKNAAMAFAKSLDEHSQETNALNTLVRTADGFSGCNTDYDAAMACLKQAAPKDENGATIELGNSSAIILGAGGAARAIAYGLRRAGINQIYITSRTYSNSQQLANEVQGKAVEWHLRHSFACDVVINCTPVGMHPNLDESPVHSSYLKPGMVVFDTIYNPENTLLIKDARNRGCQIITGVEMFVRQAAMQFQKFTNIDVPLDDMRECFRRALSPLRHTDEEAE; the protein is encoded by the coding sequence ATGAGCCCCGAATTAGCCCGTGTCTGCGTTGTGATTGCCCGCACTCGGCACAAGATGGTTCAGGTAGAATTGGACGAAGCCTACAAAGCGGGGGCCAGGTTTATCGAAGTCAGGCTCGATTATTTTTCCAAAGCGGTTGATTTCAAGCGATTATTTGAAAAAAAGCAGTGTCCGTGGGTCTTCACCCTGCGAAAAGTGAAAGATGGCGGCCGGTTTGCGGGAAGCGAAGAACAGCGCCAGGCTCTTTTGCGCTCTGCAATTGTTTCTGGTGTTGACTGGATTGATCTGGAAACGGAAATTGCAGACGAAATCCGTCGTTTTCGGGATGTAAAGCGAATTGTCAGTTACCATAATTTTCAGGAAACCCCTGCCAACCTGGAAGAGATTTATGAGAAAATGCTGAAACAGGATGCGGATGTCCTGAAGATTGTGACGATGGCAAATCATCCGAACGATTCGCTGCGAATATTAAAATTGATTAAGGAACAGAAAAAGCCCACGGTGGGGCATTGTATGGGTGAATATGGTCTGCCAAGCCGGATGATTGCACTCGTTTGTGGGGCGCCATTCATGTACTGTGCATTCAACAGCGAGAGGAATATTGCACCTGGCTTGCTTTCTCTGGCAGAATTAAAGCAGATCTACCAGATCAATGGCGTGAATCAGGATACCAAAATCTTTGGTTTGCTTGGCGATCCAGTTTCGCACAGTTTCAGCCCGATTCTGCACAATTCGATGTTTCGTAAACACAAATTCAACGGTCTGTATGTTCCTTTTCGTGTGGGGCGGGGGCAATTAGCCGAAATGATCCCTGCTTACCAGGAACTGCCCGTGGACGGCTACAGTGTTACAATTCCACATAAAAACGCGGCGATGGCTTTTGCAAAATCGCTGGATGAACACTCACAGGAAACGAATGCCTTAAACACTCTGGTACGCACGGCAGACGGATTTTCGGGTTGTAATACAGATTATGATGCCGCAATGGCATGTTTGAAACAGGCGGCACCGAAAGACGAAAACGGAGCGACGATCGAATTGGGTAACTCTTCTGCAATTATCCTCGGTGCAGGTGGAGCCGCTCGCGCGATTGCATATGGCCTGCGTCGGGCAGGAATCAACCAGATTTACATTACCAGCAGAACCTACTCCAACAGCCAGCAATTAGCCAACGAAGTGCAGGGGAAAGCGGTTGAGTGGCACTTACGCCACAGCTTCGCTTGTGATGTTGTTATCAATTGTACCCCCGTGGGTATGCATCCGAATCTGGATGAATCTCCCGTACATTCCAGCTACCTAAAGCCAGGGATGGTGGTATTCGATACCATTTACAACCCGGAAAATACACTATTGATCAAAGATGCCCGCAACCGTGGTTGCCAGATCATTACGGGTGTGGAAATGTTTGTCCGCCAGGCAGCAATGCAATTTCAGAAATTTACGAATATTGATGTGCCGTTGGATGATATGCGGGAATGCTTCCGGCGGGCACTTTCCCCACTGAGACATACTGATGAGGAGGCTGAATAA
- a CDS encoding glycosyltransferase family 2 protein: MTVFAAVLLAFAVVPLLIYLWNQFYYRRPKLMPGDSPKISVLIPARNEEASIEAAVFAACNSKHVDVDIVVLDDHSQDRTAAIVEEIAAKDPRVRLFSAPPLPEGWCGKQHACYVLAQHARYDLFAFLDADVRLEPHGLRVLSDSMQKSNSQLISGIPRQITGTLFERLLIPLIHLMLLGYLPMFGMKRSRRPGFGAGCGQLFLVERQAYFAAGGHAAIRTTLHDGIKLPRLFRRAGFHTDLVDATDIASCRMYRTNQQVWLGLAKNATEGMAAPSLIVPFTLMLTLGHILPFVFLLAWDSLEPLARWLILAACACSIYMRIDAAIRYQQSWLTVLLHPVGITLLLALQWYSFIRFLLGKPAGWKGRSYPSIQQHASF, encoded by the coding sequence ATGACTGTTTTCGCTGCGGTGCTGTTGGCATTTGCTGTCGTGCCACTGTTGATCTACCTTTGGAACCAGTTTTACTATCGGCGTCCAAAGTTGATGCCTGGAGATTCGCCGAAAATTTCAGTATTGATACCCGCACGCAATGAAGAAGCCTCTATTGAAGCTGCCGTGTTTGCTGCCTGCAATTCAAAGCATGTCGATGTAGATATTGTGGTGTTGGATGATCATTCGCAGGATCGCACAGCGGCAATCGTCGAAGAAATTGCTGCAAAAGATCCCCGTGTACGTCTGTTTTCTGCCCCACCGTTACCCGAAGGATGGTGTGGCAAGCAACATGCGTGTTATGTCCTTGCTCAACATGCCAGGTACGATCTGTTCGCCTTTCTGGATGCTGATGTGCGGCTGGAACCCCACGGATTGCGGGTCCTGTCTGATTCGATGCAGAAATCAAATAGTCAATTGATTAGTGGTATCCCACGACAGATTACAGGGACATTATTTGAACGTCTATTGATTCCCCTGATTCATTTGATGCTTTTGGGTTACTTGCCGATGTTCGGCATGAAGCGGAGTCGCAGGCCTGGTTTTGGAGCCGGGTGTGGGCAATTATTTCTGGTGGAACGTCAGGCTTATTTTGCTGCAGGTGGACATGCGGCAATTCGTACCACGTTACACGATGGGATTAAATTGCCAAGATTGTTTCGCAGGGCAGGTTTTCACACAGATCTTGTCGATGCCACAGACATTGCCTCGTGCCGGATGTACCGCACCAATCAGCAGGTATGGCTGGGGTTGGCTAAAAACGCCACCGAAGGGATGGCAGCACCCAGCCTGATTGTGCCATTCACGTTAATGCTGACACTGGGGCATATTTTGCCGTTTGTCTTTCTGCTGGCCTGGGATTCCCTCGAGCCACTGGCACGTTGGCTGATTCTTGCAGCGTGTGCCTGTTCGATTTACATGCGAATTGATGCTGCAATCCGCTATCAGCAAAGCTGGTTGACCGTTCTCCTTCATCCTGTGGGGATTACGTTGCTGCTTGCTTTGCAGTGGTATTCTTTTATCCGATTTCTGCTGGGGAAACCTGCCGGATGGAAAGGCCGTTCATATCCTTCTATTCAACAGCATGCTTCTTTCTAA
- a CDS encoding lysophospholipid acyltransferase family protein gives MSKLMQPPTISPNLVKWFRWYCRRYARKKFHRVRLSRTSQPLPETNGEPVVFALNHPSWWDVIFGFILSGQLPTYRHYAPIEAAMLEKYRIFRKLGLFGLDKGPRGAAQFLRTTERIFQDPFGALWITPQGQFVDVRVRPVQLQHGIGALANRLTNGWIVPVALEYPFWDESTPEALIRIGSALPIAEMSAFSVAESTAAIERAMESNMDQLALEAQSRDAEMFEDLLRGKAGVGGVYDLWRRAKSWFRGKPANLHHAQPQ, from the coding sequence ATGAGCAAGTTGATGCAACCACCGACAATATCACCCAACCTTGTGAAGTGGTTTCGCTGGTACTGTCGGAGATATGCGCGGAAAAAGTTTCATCGAGTGCGGCTGTCAAGAACCAGCCAGCCCTTGCCTGAAACGAATGGGGAGCCAGTTGTTTTTGCTTTGAACCACCCCAGTTGGTGGGATGTGATTTTTGGCTTTATACTATCCGGGCAACTTCCAACATATCGACATTATGCCCCAATCGAGGCGGCGATGCTGGAGAAGTACCGGATCTTTCGCAAGCTGGGGCTATTCGGCCTGGATAAGGGCCCACGTGGGGCAGCCCAGTTTCTGCGTACCACCGAACGAATTTTTCAAGATCCGTTTGGTGCCCTGTGGATAACACCACAGGGTCAGTTTGTGGATGTTCGGGTCCGCCCTGTTCAACTTCAACACGGGATCGGTGCGCTGGCAAATCGACTGACAAATGGCTGGATCGTGCCAGTAGCCCTGGAGTATCCGTTCTGGGATGAAAGCACACCGGAAGCCCTGATCCGTATCGGAAGCGCGTTACCAATTGCAGAGATGTCTGCATTTTCGGTAGCAGAATCGACCGCAGCCATCGAACGTGCAATGGAATCTAACATGGATCAGTTGGCACTGGAAGCCCAAAGCCGCGATGCAGAAATGTTTGAAGACTTGCTGCGTGGAAAAGCAGGTGTAGGTGGTGTCTACGATCTTTGGCGACGTGCAAAAAGCTGGTTTCGTGGGAAGCCAGCGAATCTGCACCACGCTCAACCGCAATAG